A region of Pseudarthrobacter sp. NIBRBAC000502770 DNA encodes the following proteins:
- a CDS encoding alpha/beta hydrolase, with the protein MALPALTAVPARPEGAGSRPAILVLPGGGYAGQADHEAEPVAEWLAALGIHAFVLRYRVAPDRHPAPLEDAKEAMLHIRGGQHGLAVDPGRVGVLGFSAGGHLAATLSTAAATGNPELDVRAAVPDLSVLCYPVASLTHEAHQGSVANLLGDAPPSALLRALSPELNVTPLAPPAFLWHTAGDDAVPVSNSLNYARALFAAGVPAELHVFPEGRHGLGLAADQPGPGQWTGLCAAWLQRAGWTDTPAAAPATGRS; encoded by the coding sequence ATGGCGTTGCCGGCACTGACGGCAGTTCCGGCCCGCCCGGAGGGTGCCGGCTCCCGCCCCGCCATCCTGGTCCTGCCCGGAGGAGGTTATGCCGGGCAGGCCGATCACGAAGCGGAGCCCGTGGCGGAATGGCTGGCAGCGCTGGGCATCCACGCCTTTGTGCTCCGCTACAGGGTTGCCCCTGACCGGCACCCGGCTCCCCTGGAGGACGCAAAGGAAGCCATGCTCCACATCAGGGGTGGACAACATGGGTTGGCCGTCGACCCGGGGCGTGTCGGCGTCCTGGGCTTCTCCGCCGGCGGCCACCTGGCAGCCACCCTGAGCACGGCAGCTGCCACCGGGAATCCGGAACTGGACGTGCGCGCAGCCGTCCCCGACCTTTCGGTTCTTTGCTACCCCGTAGCATCACTGACCCACGAAGCCCACCAGGGATCGGTGGCGAACCTCCTTGGCGACGCACCGCCGTCGGCCCTCCTCAGGGCACTCTCGCCGGAGCTGAACGTCACGCCCCTGGCACCGCCGGCATTCCTCTGGCATACCGCCGGCGACGATGCCGTCCCGGTGAGCAACAGCCTGAACTACGCCAGGGCGCTCTTTGCCGCCGGCGTTCCGGCGGAGCTGCATGTCTTCCCGGAGGGGCGGCACGGGCTGGGGCTTGCCGCAGACCAACCAGGACCCGGGCAGTGGACCGGGCTGTGCGCGGCCTGGCTGCAGCGAGCCGGGTGGACGGATACCCCCGCCGCAGCCCCTGCGACCGGCCGCAGTTAG
- a CDS encoding aldose 1-epimerase family protein, which yields MPGTEVHLAHGPYSAVVTLRGGALRALRHGDRDLVVGFGPDGPVPDYRGVICAPWPNRLADGSYSYAGIGYTAAVNEPERGSALHGLAIHRPWEVLETAAGRAVLGCRIPAGPDYPTDLELAVSYSLSEDGLRGEVRAVNAGTSPAPYGVCPHPYLVAGPSPLDDWSLELPAGSYLEVTPDRLLPVGMRPVAGAAFDFRSARRLGPVKIDHAFTDIAWDGEGLARVRVLDPSGTGVELEWGTEWPWVQVHTGDKPVGPDRLGLAVEPMTCPPDALRSGTDLVHLQPGQAHSASWTIRAVD from the coding sequence CCGCCGTCGTCACCCTTCGGGGCGGGGCGCTCCGCGCACTGCGCCACGGGGACAGGGACCTGGTGGTGGGATTTGGGCCGGACGGTCCCGTGCCCGACTACCGGGGCGTCATCTGCGCGCCCTGGCCCAACCGGCTGGCGGACGGCAGCTACTCCTACGCGGGCATTGGCTATACCGCCGCCGTTAACGAGCCGGAGCGTGGCTCGGCTTTGCACGGCCTGGCCATCCACAGGCCTTGGGAAGTACTGGAAACAGCCGCGGGCCGGGCGGTCCTGGGATGCCGCATTCCTGCCGGCCCCGATTACCCCACAGACCTGGAACTGGCCGTCAGCTACTCCCTCTCCGAAGACGGGCTCCGCGGCGAGGTGCGGGCGGTCAACGCCGGCACCTCGCCCGCGCCGTACGGGGTATGCCCCCACCCCTATCTGGTGGCCGGCCCGTCCCCGCTGGATGACTGGTCGCTGGAACTTCCGGCCGGCTCCTACCTGGAGGTAACCCCTGACCGGCTGCTGCCCGTGGGCATGCGGCCGGTGGCGGGGGCCGCCTTCGACTTCCGGTCAGCGCGGCGGCTGGGACCGGTGAAGATCGACCATGCGTTTACGGACATCGCTTGGGACGGAGAGGGCCTTGCCCGGGTACGGGTGCTGGACCCGTCCGGTACGGGTGTGGAACTCGAGTGGGGCACCGAGTGGCCCTGGGTGCAGGTGCACACCGGCGACAAGCCCGTCGGCCCGGACCGGCTGGGCCTGGCCGTTGAACCCATGACCTGCCCGCCGGATGCCCTGCGTTCAGGGACGGACCTGGTGCATCTGCAGCCTGGCCAGGCACATTCGGCAAGCTGGACCATTCGGGCAGTGGACTAA
- a CDS encoding dihydrodipicolinate synthase family protein gives MTSLILPSSDGGTREYRLQGGTTWARPTAPLTARRAYAAAHVIPEVLADNTPGAPARLDWDATMAYRHELWSYGLGVADAMDTAQRGMGLDWAATQQLIKRTGVEAASVVAATNPATAGKSVRDLVSCGAGTDQLETDSLPAGEAGIKAVLEAYREQIAVVTEAGPKVILMASRALAKVARGPEDYLTVYSTLLREVDQPVILHWLGTMFDPALAGYWGSDDVATATETFLGLIKDNAAKVDGVKVSLLDAGHEVALRAALPDGVRLYTGDDFNYPELIDGDGSHHSDALLGIFAAIYPAASAALQNYDAGNAAKAREILDSTRELGKHIFSAPTFYYKTGIAFLSWLNGKQPGFQMVGGLHSGRSVCHLARTFELADQAGLLKDPALAAFRMSDYLRINGVGV, from the coding sequence ATGACTTCCCTCATCCTTCCCTCCTCCGACGGGGGCACCAGGGAGTACCGCCTGCAGGGTGGCACCACCTGGGCCCGCCCCACCGCGCCACTGACAGCCCGGCGGGCATATGCCGCGGCCCACGTCATTCCCGAAGTACTCGCGGACAACACCCCCGGGGCCCCTGCACGCCTCGACTGGGACGCCACCATGGCGTACCGCCACGAGCTCTGGTCCTATGGCCTGGGCGTGGCCGATGCGATGGACACCGCCCAGCGCGGCATGGGCCTTGACTGGGCCGCCACCCAGCAGCTCATCAAGCGCACCGGTGTCGAAGCAGCCTCGGTGGTCGCCGCCACCAATCCCGCGACTGCCGGCAAGTCCGTTCGCGACCTCGTCTCCTGCGGCGCCGGCACCGACCAGCTGGAGACTGATTCGCTTCCCGCAGGTGAGGCCGGCATTAAGGCCGTCCTTGAGGCCTACCGCGAGCAGATCGCCGTCGTCACCGAGGCCGGGCCCAAGGTCATCCTCATGGCCTCCCGCGCCCTGGCAAAGGTGGCACGCGGCCCCGAAGACTACCTGACGGTGTACTCCACCCTCCTGCGGGAAGTGGACCAGCCGGTCATCCTGCACTGGCTGGGCACCATGTTCGATCCCGCCCTCGCCGGCTACTGGGGGTCGGACGACGTCGCCACGGCCACCGAAACGTTCCTCGGCCTCATCAAGGACAACGCCGCCAAGGTGGACGGTGTCAAGGTCTCGCTGCTCGATGCCGGCCACGAGGTGGCCCTGCGGGCGGCCCTGCCCGACGGCGTCCGGCTCTACACCGGCGACGACTTCAACTACCCGGAACTCATCGACGGCGATGGCAGCCACCACTCCGACGCCCTGCTGGGAATCTTCGCGGCAATCTACCCCGCCGCTTCGGCTGCCCTGCAGAACTACGACGCCGGCAACGCCGCCAAGGCCCGCGAAATCCTCGACTCCACCCGGGAACTGGGCAAGCACATCTTCAGTGCCCCTACCTTCTACTACAAGACAGGAATCGCCTTCCTGTCCTGGCTCAACGGCAAGCAGCCCGGTTTCCAGATGGTGGGCGGCCTGCATTCGGGCCGCTCGGTCTGCCACCTGGCCAGAACCTTTGAGCTCGCGGACCAGGCCGGACTGCTTAAAGACCCCGCGCTGGCGGCCTTCCGGATGTCCGACTACCTGCGCATCAACGGGGTGGGGGTATGA
- a CDS encoding sugar phosphate isomerase/epimerase, whose protein sequence is MSDVARLSINSATTKKWTLAQVVEGCVNAGIPSIGPWRDRVEESGLDKAARLIKDAGLRVSSLCRGGFLTAADAEGQAAALADNRAAILEAVALDTRELFLVVGGLAPGEKDVVAARQRVADRLADLVPFAAEHGVRLVLEPLHPMYAADRALISTLGQALDLAAPFDAATVGVAVDTFHVWWDPDLKAQIGRAGREKRIASYQVCDFNMPIAADPLLSRGYMGDGVVDFATIGTWVRDAGYTGDIEVEIFNQEIWDTDGNAVLATVKERYAELVLPFA, encoded by the coding sequence ATGAGCGACGTCGCGCGCCTGTCCATCAACAGCGCCACCACCAAGAAGTGGACGCTCGCCCAGGTCGTGGAGGGGTGCGTCAACGCAGGCATTCCCTCGATCGGCCCGTGGCGGGACCGCGTGGAGGAATCCGGCCTGGATAAGGCGGCCCGCCTGATCAAGGACGCCGGCCTGCGCGTGTCCTCACTGTGCCGCGGCGGGTTCCTCACCGCGGCAGACGCCGAAGGCCAGGCGGCCGCGCTCGCGGACAACCGCGCAGCGATCCTTGAAGCCGTGGCCCTGGACACCCGGGAACTGTTCCTGGTGGTCGGCGGGCTTGCACCGGGGGAGAAGGACGTCGTGGCCGCCCGGCAGCGCGTTGCCGACAGGCTCGCCGACCTGGTTCCCTTCGCCGCCGAACATGGCGTCCGCCTGGTCCTGGAGCCGCTGCACCCGATGTATGCGGCCGACCGTGCCCTGATCTCCACGCTGGGGCAGGCGCTGGACCTTGCAGCGCCGTTCGATGCCGCAACGGTGGGCGTCGCCGTGGACACCTTCCATGTCTGGTGGGATCCGGACCTGAAGGCGCAGATCGGGCGCGCAGGCCGGGAGAAGCGCATCGCCTCCTACCAGGTGTGCGACTTCAACATGCCGATCGCCGCGGACCCGCTGCTGTCCCGCGGGTACATGGGCGACGGCGTGGTGGACTTCGCCACGATCGGTACCTGGGTACGGGACGCCGGCTACACCGGGGACATCGAGGTGGAGATTTTCAACCAGGAGATTTGGGATACGGACGGCAATGCCGTCCTGGCCACGGTCAAGGAGCGGTACGCGGAGCTTGTCCTCCCGTTCGCCTGA
- a CDS encoding Gfo/Idh/MocA family protein — translation MGFETKTIRIAMNGITGRMGYRQHLLRSILPIRDAGGFTLEDGTRVQVEPILVGRNEAKIRELAEQHKVSEWTTDLDAVINDPTVDVVFDASMTSLRAATLKKSMLAGKHIFTEKPTAETLEEAIELARIGKQAGVTAGVVHDKLYLPGLVKLRRLVDEGFFGRILSIRGEFGYWVFEGDIQAAQRPSWNYRKEDGGGMTTDMFCHWNYVLEGIIGKVKSVNAKTATHIPARWDEAGKEYKATADDASYGIFELVTPAGDEVVGQINSSWAVRVYRDELVEFQVDGTHGSAVAGLNKCVAQQRAHTPKPVWNPDLPVTESFRDQWQEVPANAELDNGFKLQWEEFLRDVVAGREHRFGLLSAARGVQLAELGLQSNDERRTIDIPEITVQ, via the coding sequence ATGGGCTTCGAAACAAAGACGATCCGCATCGCCATGAACGGCATCACCGGCCGGATGGGCTACCGCCAGCACCTGCTGCGCTCCATCCTGCCCATCCGCGACGCCGGCGGATTCACCCTCGAGGACGGCACCCGCGTCCAGGTTGAACCCATCCTCGTGGGGCGCAATGAGGCGAAAATCCGGGAATTGGCAGAGCAGCACAAGGTTTCGGAATGGACCACCGACCTGGACGCCGTGATCAACGACCCCACTGTCGACGTCGTGTTCGATGCCTCGATGACCAGCCTCCGCGCGGCCACCCTGAAGAAGTCCATGCTGGCCGGGAAGCACATCTTCACCGAGAAGCCCACGGCCGAAACCCTTGAAGAGGCCATCGAGCTTGCCCGGATCGGCAAGCAGGCAGGGGTGACGGCCGGTGTTGTCCACGACAAGCTGTACCTCCCCGGGCTGGTCAAGCTCCGCCGGCTGGTGGATGAAGGCTTCTTCGGCCGGATCCTGTCCATCCGCGGAGAGTTCGGCTACTGGGTCTTCGAAGGCGACATCCAGGCCGCCCAGCGCCCGTCCTGGAACTACCGCAAGGAAGACGGCGGCGGAATGACCACCGACATGTTCTGCCACTGGAACTACGTGCTCGAAGGCATCATCGGCAAGGTCAAGAGCGTCAATGCCAAGACCGCCACCCACATTCCGGCACGCTGGGACGAAGCCGGCAAGGAGTACAAGGCCACGGCCGACGACGCCTCCTACGGCATCTTCGAGCTCGTCACCCCGGCCGGCGACGAGGTCGTCGGCCAGATCAACTCCTCCTGGGCTGTCCGGGTATACCGCGACGAACTGGTGGAATTCCAGGTGGACGGCACCCACGGCTCGGCCGTCGCCGGCCTGAACAAGTGCGTCGCCCAGCAGCGGGCGCACACGCCCAAGCCCGTCTGGAACCCGGACCTGCCCGTCACCGAATCCTTCCGCGACCAGTGGCAGGAGGTTCCGGCCAATGCCGAGCTGGACAACGGCTTCAAGCTGCAGTGGGAGGAATTCCTCCGCGACGTCGTGGCCGGCCGCGAACACCGCTTTGGCCTGCTCTCCGCCGCCCGCGGCGTGCAGCTCGCGGAACTGGGCCTGCAGTCCAACGACGAACGCCGCACCATCGACATCCCGGAGATCACCGTCCAATGA
- a CDS encoding LacI family DNA-binding transcriptional regulator, with product MAASTLTEVARLAGVSPATASRVLNGSARKPGEDIAERVRQAAESLGYVPNAQAQGLAKSSSGLIGLIVHDIADPYFAAVARGVQAAAREQHRMVLLATTGGGPAEEREAVAAFAARRADSIVIAGSRSCRDEDKEGNAELAAELDRYCRNGGQVAVVGHPVVGATAPEGYHVVKVPNQELAGRLAAELARSWDGDFVIVGGPEGLLTSDDRVRGFQEGLDKAGRRPAEVLRSAFNRSGGYDAGLELAARIKAAQSGDAHATAKLCIFAVNDVMAIGAAAALRSEGLRIPRDAAIAGFDDIETLRDFRPALSTVRLPLEDIGRLATLATGPRSAGDAAEAASPGGITGEVTLRRSTEAAA from the coding sequence GTGGCTGCAAGTACCCTTACCGAGGTGGCCCGCCTTGCCGGCGTTTCCCCCGCTACGGCCTCCCGCGTGCTTAACGGTTCCGCCCGGAAGCCGGGCGAGGACATCGCCGAACGGGTCAGGCAGGCGGCGGAGTCGCTGGGTTACGTGCCCAACGCCCAGGCCCAGGGGCTGGCGAAGTCCAGCTCCGGCCTCATCGGCCTTATTGTCCACGACATCGCGGACCCCTACTTCGCGGCCGTGGCCCGGGGCGTGCAGGCAGCCGCGCGGGAACAGCACCGGATGGTGCTGCTGGCCACTACCGGCGGCGGGCCCGCGGAAGAAAGGGAAGCAGTGGCAGCCTTTGCCGCCCGCCGGGCGGACTCGATTGTCATCGCAGGTTCCCGCTCGTGCCGGGATGAAGACAAGGAAGGCAACGCAGAGCTGGCAGCCGAACTCGACCGGTACTGCCGCAACGGCGGACAGGTGGCAGTGGTGGGCCACCCCGTGGTCGGCGCAACGGCTCCGGAGGGATACCACGTGGTGAAAGTCCCCAACCAGGAGCTCGCTGGCCGCCTCGCCGCGGAGCTTGCGCGCAGCTGGGACGGGGACTTCGTCATCGTTGGCGGCCCGGAAGGCCTCCTGACCTCCGATGACCGGGTCCGCGGCTTCCAGGAGGGACTGGACAAGGCCGGACGCCGTCCGGCCGAAGTGCTCCGCAGCGCGTTCAATCGGTCCGGCGGATATGACGCGGGCCTGGAACTGGCGGCACGGATCAAGGCAGCCCAATCCGGCGACGCGCACGCCACCGCAAAACTCTGTATTTTCGCCGTCAACGACGTCATGGCCATCGGCGCCGCAGCGGCCCTGCGGTCCGAAGGGCTCCGCATCCCCCGCGACGCCGCAATCGCCGGTTTCGACGACATTGAAACCCTCCGGGACTTCCGGCCCGCCCTGTCCACGGTCCGCCTGCCGCTGGAGGACATCGGCCGGCTCGCCACGCTTGCCACCGGACCGAGGTCCGCCGGCGACGCTGCGGAAGCCGCCTCCCCCGGTGGCATCACAGGCGAGGTCACGCTGCGGCGCAGCACCGAAGCTGCCGCCTGA